A stretch of the Streptomyces sp. NBC_01428 genome encodes the following:
- a CDS encoding phosphatase PAP2 family protein — protein MSAVRRRPQPVLWAAAGVAVLGFLIALEIVARRYGEPGPITNLGREFVLAPHSGPLLYAGLALMMVVLSWRERFVAAGAAIGIDVVLTLVRWVVGADLNFGSGALWVLLGCAVVAVVRRTGRERALLLKGVGLGLLLVGGHKTGDTWLLITSKTRHAVLDPYVATADHALGNPSWLVGRLVAATDPIGTHVLNAVYGQLPLAAALFGLYQLRNVAADRGFPGHHLVRTFLVIGLLGPAIYMIFPVVGPVFAYSAEGGPWAVADLWPNTAPPLGALHAVPFDEITPRNCMPSLHTAWATTLFIHSRKAPRVMRWVGAFWLVATLTATLGFGYHYGADLLAGVVFALTVEAAMRSFDRGWERAGAQFVTYGAIVFTALLLSYRFLPLDMARHPFVSGPLLLLATGSVIHLYVRITGLWDATPGPKPALAQQVEPEPALQQA, from the coding sequence GTGTCCGCCGTACGGCGTCGGCCCCAGCCGGTTCTGTGGGCCGCGGCGGGCGTGGCGGTCCTGGGCTTCCTCATCGCGCTGGAGATCGTCGCGCGGCGGTACGGCGAGCCCGGGCCGATCACCAACCTGGGGCGGGAGTTCGTCCTCGCCCCGCACTCGGGACCGCTGCTGTACGCCGGCCTGGCGCTGATGATGGTGGTGCTCTCCTGGCGGGAACGGTTCGTCGCGGCCGGGGCGGCCATCGGTATCGACGTCGTCCTCACGCTGGTGCGCTGGGTGGTCGGCGCCGACCTGAACTTCGGCAGCGGTGCGCTGTGGGTGCTGCTGGGCTGCGCGGTCGTCGCGGTCGTACGCCGCACCGGCCGGGAACGTGCCCTGCTGCTGAAGGGCGTCGGGCTGGGCCTGCTCCTCGTGGGGGGCCACAAGACGGGTGACACCTGGCTGCTCATCACGTCGAAGACACGGCACGCGGTGCTCGATCCGTACGTGGCGACCGCCGATCACGCGCTGGGCAACCCCTCATGGCTGGTGGGCCGCCTGGTCGCGGCCACCGACCCGATCGGCACCCACGTCCTGAACGCGGTCTACGGTCAGCTTCCCCTGGCCGCGGCCCTCTTCGGGCTGTACCAGCTGCGCAACGTCGCCGCCGACCGCGGCTTCCCGGGCCATCACCTGGTGCGCACGTTCCTGGTCATCGGGCTGCTCGGCCCGGCCATCTACATGATCTTCCCGGTGGTCGGTCCGGTCTTCGCCTACAGCGCCGAGGGCGGGCCGTGGGCGGTGGCCGACCTGTGGCCGAACACGGCGCCGCCGCTCGGAGCGCTGCACGCGGTCCCGTTCGACGAGATCACCCCGCGCAACTGCATGCCCAGCCTGCACACGGCCTGGGCCACCACGCTCTTCATCCACTCGCGCAAGGCACCGCGCGTCATGCGCTGGGTGGGCGCCTTCTGGCTGGTCGCCACACTCACCGCCACGCTGGGATTCGGTTACCACTACGGCGCGGACCTCCTGGCCGGGGTGGTGTTCGCGCTCACCGTCGAGGCGGCGATGCGCTCCTTCGACCGTGGCTGGGAACGCGCCGGAGCCCAGTTCGTCACCTACGGGGCGATCGTGTTCACCGCGCTCCTCCTGTCGTACCGCTTCCTGCCACTGGACATGGCCCGGCACCCCTTCGTGTCCGGCCCCCTTCTCCTCCTGGCGACCGGCTCCGTGATCCACCTCTACGTCCGGATCACCGGCCTCTGGGACGCGACACCGGGCCCGAAGCCGGCCCTCGCGCAGCAGGTGGAACCGGAGCCCGCACTCCAGCAGGCGTAG
- a CDS encoding ferritin-like domain-containing protein: protein MTETKRSPEEPAATALRRRSFLASAALAATAPVAASTVAHASERSAPGRLPTPDRGPAERLLAVPLKNRRDGWLQEALQIAVAVEFSTIPPYLCAWWSINDRKSEVAQLIRRVVLDEMFHLGVVCNLLVAVGGRPDIHAAAPLYPGPLPGGVHPGLDVYLSGLTKPFVHDVMMAIEAPAAPLTESGDDSLSIGTFYGELLKTFRSATPELSTARQLQQRVGEDDLNPVRTLDDVEHAIDIIREQGEGTSSSPADAPGDDHVAHYYAFAEIYHGRQLREEDDGWRYSGPVVPFPDARPMARVPAGGWDSPPDDAGRLIGAFDSAYAGVLDSLDAAWADGGASSLTAAVRAMGRLESPAVELMEMRIPGSQETYGPQFRPV from the coding sequence GTGACGGAGACGAAGAGATCCCCCGAGGAACCGGCGGCCACCGCGCTCAGGCGTCGGAGTTTCCTCGCGTCCGCCGCTCTGGCGGCGACCGCGCCGGTGGCGGCGTCCACCGTCGCCCACGCCTCCGAGCGGTCGGCCCCGGGACGACTCCCCACCCCCGACCGCGGGCCGGCGGAGCGCCTGCTCGCCGTACCGCTGAAGAACCGTCGCGACGGCTGGCTCCAGGAGGCCCTGCAGATCGCCGTCGCGGTCGAGTTCTCGACCATCCCGCCCTATCTGTGCGCCTGGTGGTCCATCAACGACCGCAAGAGCGAGGTCGCCCAGCTGATCCGGCGCGTGGTGCTCGACGAGATGTTCCACCTCGGAGTCGTCTGCAACCTGCTCGTCGCGGTGGGCGGCCGACCGGACATCCACGCGGCGGCGCCCCTCTACCCCGGCCCGCTGCCGGGCGGAGTGCACCCCGGGCTCGACGTCTACCTCTCGGGACTGACCAAGCCGTTCGTGCACGACGTCATGATGGCCATCGAGGCTCCCGCCGCGCCGCTCACGGAGAGCGGCGACGACTCGCTCAGCATCGGCACCTTCTACGGGGAGCTGCTGAAGACGTTCCGGTCGGCGACGCCCGAGCTGTCCACGGCCCGGCAGTTGCAGCAGCGGGTCGGCGAGGACGACCTCAACCCTGTGAGGACGCTCGATGACGTCGAACACGCCATCGACATCATCCGTGAACAGGGCGAAGGCACCTCCAGCTCACCCGCGGACGCCCCTGGCGACGATCATGTGGCCCACTACTACGCGTTCGCCGAGATCTACCACGGCCGGCAGCTGCGCGAGGAGGACGACGGCTGGCGGTACAGCGGACCGGTCGTGCCCTTCCCCGACGCCCGGCCCATGGCCAGGGTGCCGGCCGGCGGCTGGGACAGTCCGCCCGACGATGCCGGGCGACTCATCGGCGCCTTCGACAGCGCGTACGCCGGTGTGCTGGATTCGCTCGACGCCGCGTGGGCCGACGGTGGCGCGAGCAGTCTGACCGCGGCGGTGCGGGCCATGGGCAGGCTGGAGTCTCCCGCCGTGGAGCTGATGGAGATGCGGATCCCCGGCTCCCAGGAGACGTACGGCCCGCAGTTCCGCCCGGTCTGA
- a CDS encoding PP2C family protein-serine/threonine phosphatase, giving the protein MPEEPEQTEQGIPGTTGSPDVDGWPRELHSLWMAANGVQDVTDLAHLVYRALLTQPGAVVAAGARWNAEGLIYTRTLTTGMAAPDTRRPAAGERWAVSETLRRRGAAAVEGPVIVEHGAPTLDAVLGSGDSRNVFGDAVTVLECVFPLGADRAALWVGLDAPPENLPLLRARLEQVAEILMVSNHRLLVHRAHERRQVEDAFLAEASLQMDSSLDVEETLRRVARLAVPAMAEGCVVHLFGADGRLAPVAWAHVAAPAQEWLADVSLNDAWLGKALRAASEQVEGALLRGADLSGGPFGPGSEGHGAAVRVLSISPLRARGRALGTLTFLHHGSDDVENLRMLGDLAGRAALAIDTSTLYEQRRRHVEILQRHLLPRALPEVPGLILSSAYEVADESLEVGGDFYDAVVTGDGRLALIIGDVCGRGAEAAALTGLARHTLRTLLEDGTPPGQALTRLNRALIAERSSRFVTALVAVLTPAPDGWDVELANAGHPRPLVRSADGEVVEELTAGGVLLGVLARSTYEPLRLGLSRGESLVLFTDGLLEARGADGTFFEEQLAAAVRSSGGGPSASDRLISLASEFRATGDDDTAVLIAEVKE; this is encoded by the coding sequence ATGCCGGAAGAACCCGAGCAGACGGAGCAGGGCATACCCGGGACGACCGGCTCCCCGGACGTCGACGGCTGGCCCAGGGAGCTGCACAGCCTCTGGATGGCGGCGAACGGCGTCCAGGACGTCACCGATCTCGCCCACCTGGTGTACCGGGCCCTGCTGACCCAGCCCGGCGCCGTCGTCGCGGCCGGTGCGCGGTGGAACGCCGAGGGACTGATCTACACCCGGACGCTCACGACGGGCATGGCCGCGCCCGACACCCGTCGACCGGCGGCCGGTGAGCGCTGGGCCGTCTCCGAAACGCTCCGGCGGCGCGGTGCCGCCGCCGTCGAGGGCCCCGTGATCGTCGAGCACGGCGCTCCGACACTGGACGCCGTGCTCGGGTCCGGCGACTCCCGGAACGTGTTCGGCGACGCCGTCACGGTCCTGGAGTGCGTCTTCCCGCTCGGTGCCGACCGGGCGGCGCTGTGGGTGGGCCTGGACGCGCCTCCGGAGAACCTCCCGCTTCTGCGGGCACGCCTGGAACAGGTCGCGGAGATTCTGATGGTGAGCAACCATCGCCTGCTGGTCCACCGGGCTCATGAACGCCGGCAGGTCGAGGACGCCTTCCTGGCCGAGGCGTCGCTCCAGATGGACTCCAGCCTGGACGTCGAGGAGACGCTGCGCCGGGTCGCGCGTCTCGCCGTCCCGGCGATGGCGGAGGGCTGCGTCGTCCATCTCTTCGGAGCGGACGGCAGGCTCGCGCCGGTGGCGTGGGCCCATGTGGCGGCACCCGCCCAGGAGTGGCTGGCGGACGTGTCACTGAACGACGCATGGCTCGGCAAGGCGCTGCGCGCCGCTTCGGAGCAGGTCGAGGGCGCGCTGCTGCGCGGCGCGGATCTGTCCGGCGGCCCGTTCGGCCCCGGCTCCGAGGGGCACGGCGCCGCTGTCCGCGTCCTGAGCATCAGTCCGCTGCGTGCCAGGGGGCGCGCCCTCGGCACCCTGACCTTCCTGCACCACGGATCCGACGACGTCGAGAACCTGCGCATGCTCGGCGACCTCGCCGGCCGGGCGGCGCTGGCGATCGACACGAGCACGCTCTACGAGCAACGGCGCCGCCACGTGGAGATCCTCCAGCGGCATCTGCTGCCCCGGGCCCTGCCCGAGGTGCCGGGGCTGATCCTGAGCAGCGCGTACGAGGTGGCCGACGAGTCCCTGGAGGTCGGCGGCGACTTCTACGACGCCGTCGTCACCGGAGACGGCCGGCTCGCCCTGATCATCGGGGACGTGTGCGGTCGTGGGGCCGAGGCCGCGGCGCTGACCGGTCTGGCGCGGCACACCCTCCGCACGCTCCTGGAGGACGGGACTCCGCCGGGTCAGGCGCTGACGCGGCTGAACCGTGCGCTCATCGCGGAGCGGAGCTCCCGGTTCGTCACCGCGCTCGTGGCGGTGCTGACCCCCGCGCCGGACGGCTGGGACGTCGAACTGGCCAATGCCGGACACCCGAGACCGCTGGTGCGCAGCGCCGACGGCGAGGTGGTCGAGGAGCTCACGGCGGGGGGCGTCCTGCTCGGTGTGCTCGCCCGGTCCACGTACGAGCCCCTGCGTCTGGGGCTGAGCCGGGGCGAGTCCCTGGTGCTGTTCACGGACGGGCTCCTCGAAGCGCGCGGCGCGGACGGCACCTTCTTCGAGGAACAGCTCGCCGCGGCGGTGCGCAGCAGCGGCGGGGGACCGTCCGCGTCCGACCGGTTGATCTCCCTGGCCTCGGAGTTCCGCGCCACCGGGGACGACGACACGGCCGTACTGATCGCCGAGGTGAAGGAATGA
- a CDS encoding VOC family protein translates to MTITRVLAVAPVSDIERAVAWYERLLGRPADLRPMPGLADWHLTSTGWIQVFQDPEHAGSTLLNLNVDDLDQALADLAARGLTAGTVQPGAQTVRFAALHDPDGNRITLIENPVE, encoded by the coding sequence ATGACCATCACACGCGTTCTCGCGGTCGCCCCGGTGAGTGACATCGAGCGGGCGGTGGCCTGGTACGAACGGCTGCTGGGACGGCCCGCCGACCTGCGGCCCATGCCCGGGCTCGCGGACTGGCACCTCACCTCCACCGGCTGGATCCAGGTGTTCCAGGACCCCGAACACGCCGGTTCGACGCTGCTCAACCTGAACGTGGACGACCTCGACCAGGCTCTCGCCGACCTCGCGGCACGCGGTCTCACGGCCGGGACGGTCCAGCCCGGAGCACAGACCGTACGATTCGCCGCGCTCCACGACCCCGACGGCAACCGGATCACGCTGATCGAGAATCCGGTGGAGTGA
- a CDS encoding methyltransferase: MSGAPVSEGDYGKDLFEPEHPEEAERIDAAALVYDPVTVRRLLALGTARGGRCLEVGAGTGTVLRWLLDEAGAGEVVALDRDTSGLGSLADARLRVVTADLRDEALDLGGFDLIHARFVLMHLPERRRLIARLAEWLNPGGWLVLGDAVEMPNVLDPGSAYRRTMDAMWQALRTTIGTDTSTVPAYPHFLREEGLRRVAGELVCPPLVADRPLARFWSETWNRMRPALVETGLVDSAVVDEALAYLASPDLAEFGPGMAMAWGQKP; the protein is encoded by the coding sequence GTGAGCGGCGCTCCGGTCTCCGAGGGCGACTACGGCAAGGACCTGTTCGAACCGGAGCACCCCGAGGAAGCGGAACGGATCGACGCGGCCGCGCTCGTGTACGACCCGGTCACCGTTCGTCGGCTGCTCGCCCTGGGCACGGCGCGGGGCGGACGCTGCCTGGAGGTGGGAGCCGGGACCGGCACCGTCCTGCGGTGGCTCCTGGACGAGGCGGGCGCCGGCGAGGTGGTCGCCCTGGACCGGGACACCAGTGGCCTCGGCTCCCTGGCCGACGCACGCCTGCGGGTGGTCACCGCGGATCTCCGGGACGAGGCTCTGGACCTGGGCGGCTTCGACCTGATTCACGCCCGGTTCGTGCTCATGCACCTCCCCGAACGCCGCCGGCTCATCGCTCGGCTCGCGGAGTGGCTGAACCCGGGCGGGTGGCTCGTGCTCGGCGACGCCGTGGAGATGCCGAACGTCCTGGACCCGGGGTCGGCCTACCGCCGGACCATGGACGCCATGTGGCAGGCGCTGAGGACGACCATCGGCACCGACACGTCCACCGTCCCCGCCTATCCGCACTTCCTGCGCGAGGAGGGCCTCCGGCGGGTCGCCGGAGAGCTCGTCTGCCCGCCGCTGGTCGCCGACCGCCCCCTGGCCCGCTTCTGGTCCGAGACATGGAACAGGATGCGGCCCGCCCTGGTGGAGACAGGCCTCGTCGACTCCGCCGTCGTCGACGAGGCCCTCGCCTACCTGGCATCCCCCGACCTGGCCGAGTTCGGACCGGGTATGGCGATGGCGTGGGGACAGAAGCCGTGA